The following are from one region of the Pectobacterium actinidiae genome:
- a CDS encoding YcjF family protein yields MNEPLKPRVTFDDVSPQEPQPQLRAGLAFDEQSGTPFSPISREEEVPEEGAAEEAISAALRPKRSLWRRMVMAGIGLFGVSALAQGVQSLHNAWVQQDWIALGGITAGSLIVAAGVGSLAVEWRRLYRLRERAEERDVARDLLHSHGVGRGREFCEKLARQAGLDSGHPAIQRWQASLHETHNDREVLELYARLVQPVLDTQARREISRSAAESTLMIAVSPLALVDMAFIAWRNLRLINRIAALYGIELGYFSRIRLFRLVLVNIAFAGASELVREIGMDWMSQDLAARLSTRAAQGIGAGLLTARLGIKAMELCRPLPWLDDKPRLGDFRRELIGQVKETLQKGR; encoded by the coding sequence ATGAACGAGCCATTAAAACCCCGCGTCACCTTCGACGATGTTTCACCACAAGAGCCTCAGCCGCAGCTACGTGCAGGGCTGGCGTTTGATGAGCAGAGCGGTACGCCATTTTCCCCGATCAGCCGCGAAGAGGAAGTGCCAGAAGAAGGCGCGGCGGAAGAGGCGATCAGCGCGGCGCTGCGGCCAAAGCGCAGCCTATGGCGGCGTATGGTGATGGCAGGAATCGGGCTGTTTGGTGTCAGCGCGCTAGCGCAGGGCGTTCAGTCGCTGCACAACGCCTGGGTGCAGCAGGACTGGATTGCGCTGGGCGGTATTACCGCGGGTAGCCTGATTGTGGCGGCGGGTGTCGGTTCGCTGGCCGTCGAGTGGCGACGCCTCTATCGCTTGAGAGAACGTGCGGAAGAGCGCGATGTAGCACGCGATTTGCTACACAGCCACGGCGTGGGGCGCGGGCGTGAATTCTGTGAAAAACTGGCGCGTCAGGCTGGGTTGGATAGCGGCCATCCGGCGATACAACGCTGGCAGGCTTCACTCCACGAAACCCACAACGACCGCGAAGTGCTGGAGCTTTATGCGCGTCTGGTTCAGCCCGTACTGGACACGCAGGCGCGGCGTGAAATCAGCCGCTCCGCGGCGGAATCGACGTTGATGATTGCCGTCAGCCCGCTAGCGCTGGTGGATATGGCCTTTATCGCCTGGCGCAACCTGCGTCTGATTAATCGTATTGCCGCGCTGTACGGCATCGAACTCGGTTATTTCAGCCGCATTCGCCTGTTCCGACTGGTGCTAGTTAATATCGCGTTTGCTGGGGCATCGGAGCTGGTGCGGGAGATTGGTATGGATTGGATGTCGCAGGATCTTGCTGCACGGCTATCGACCCGCGCTGCGCAGGGCATTGGTGCGGGGCTGCTGACGGCACGTCTGGGCATTAAAGCGATGGAACTGTGTCGCCCGCTGCCGTGGCTGGATGACAAGCCACGCCTCGGTGATTTCCGCCGCGAACTGATTGGTCAGGTAAAAGAAACGCTGCAAAAAGGGCGTTAG
- the tyrR gene encoding transcriptional regulator TyrR, whose product MHLEVICEDRIGMVRELLDLLASRNIDLRGIEIASIGRIYLNFATLDFDDFRLLMTEIRRIESVSDVRTVAFMPSEREHRALNALLESMPEPVFSLDMKGKLELFNPAALALFEQSAETISELTIGSMIPSFNFASWLEKSSTVVTERVVIRGQDFLLEMTPVRLEDDGGKVATAGALVMLKSAARMGRQLQNLAVNDENEFDHIVAVSPKMRQVVEQARKLAMLDAPLLIVGDTGTGKDMLARACHLRGPRGKNPFLALNCAALPDDVMESELFGHAPGAYLNAQEGKKGFFEQANGGSVLLDEVGEMSAQMQTKLLRFLNDGTFRRVGEDHEVHVDVRVICATKKNLLELVQRGEFREDLYYRLNVLTLMLPPLRERPADIMPLVELFVARFADEQGISRPKLAADVEHFLPQYGWPGNVRQLRNTIYRALTQLEGNELHMQDIDLPAFSIDAPQDETLLDGSLDDINKRFERSVLTRLYQSYPSTRKLAKRLGVSHTAIANKLREYGLSQRKAAGDDEE is encoded by the coding sequence ATGCATCTGGAAGTGATTTGTGAAGACCGCATTGGTATGGTCCGTGAACTGTTAGATCTGCTTGCGTCACGCAATATTGATTTACGCGGTATTGAAATTGCGTCTATCGGTCGTATTTACCTCAATTTTGCCACCCTCGATTTTGATGATTTCCGTCTGCTGATGACGGAAATTCGCCGTATTGAAAGCGTTAGCGATGTGCGTACCGTGGCCTTCATGCCGTCAGAGCGCGAACATCGGGCGTTGAATGCGCTGCTGGAATCGATGCCTGAACCCGTATTCTCGCTGGATATGAAGGGAAAGTTGGAGCTGTTTAATCCTGCCGCGCTGGCGCTTTTTGAACAATCAGCAGAGACCATCAGCGAACTGACGATTGGCAGCATGATCCCCAGTTTCAATTTCGCCAGTTGGCTGGAGAAGAGCAGCACCGTCGTGACGGAGCGTGTGGTGATTCGCGGTCAGGATTTCTTGCTGGAAATGACGCCAGTCCGTCTGGAAGATGATGGCGGGAAAGTGGCAACGGCGGGCGCGCTGGTGATGCTGAAATCGGCCGCTCGCATGGGCCGACAGTTGCAGAATCTTGCTGTGAACGATGAAAATGAGTTCGATCATATCGTGGCGGTGAGTCCGAAAATGCGTCAGGTTGTTGAGCAGGCGCGTAAATTAGCAATGCTGGATGCGCCGCTGCTGATCGTGGGCGACACGGGGACGGGTAAAGATATGCTGGCGCGTGCCTGCCACCTGCGCGGGCCGCGTGGCAAGAACCCTTTCCTGGCGCTGAACTGCGCGGCGTTACCCGATGATGTGATGGAGAGCGAGCTGTTCGGCCATGCGCCCGGTGCGTATCTCAATGCACAGGAAGGTAAGAAAGGTTTCTTCGAACAGGCTAACGGTGGGTCGGTTCTGCTGGATGAAGTCGGTGAAATGTCGGCACAGATGCAGACTAAGCTGCTGCGTTTCCTGAATGACGGGACATTCCGTCGCGTCGGTGAAGATCATGAAGTCCATGTTGACGTGCGGGTGATTTGCGCGACTAAGAAAAATTTATTGGAGCTGGTGCAGCGCGGTGAATTCCGGGAGGATCTTTATTATCGCCTCAATGTACTTACGCTGATGTTACCGCCTCTGCGCGAGCGTCCGGCTGATATTATGCCGCTGGTAGAGCTTTTCGTGGCGCGTTTCGCTGACGAGCAGGGGATTTCGCGTCCCAAATTGGCCGCAGATGTGGAACATTTCCTGCCGCAGTACGGCTGGCCGGGTAACGTTCGGCAGTTGAGAAATACCATTTATCGGGCGCTGACGCAGTTGGAAGGTAACGAATTGCATATGCAGGATATCGATCTCCCTGCGTTTTCGATTGATGCGCCGCAAGATGAAACCCTGCTTGATGGCTCGCTGGATGACATCAACAAGCGCTTCGAACGCTCCGTGCTGACCCGCCTTTATCAATCCTACCCAAGCACACGCAAACTGGCGAAACGGTTAGGGGTATCGCACACGGCAATAGCTAACAAGCTACGGGAATATGGACTCAGCCAACGTAAAGCGGCGGGGGACGACGAGGAGTAA
- a CDS encoding M20/M25/M40 family metallo-hydrolase — MIPGKKLTLAALSLSAAILCLPASAQLVLAPTDAERYAQNSFPEYLELLTLPNDAAVPADIQRNAKWLEKAFQKRGFTTQQLKNGDKPLVYAELGTPKADRKTILFYMHFDGQPVNPTEWQTPPWQPVLKEKDAAGKWQTLPESRLLKGDINPEWRLFARASADDKGPIVMFLAAMDAMKDKGVEPAVNIKVLLDSEEEKGSPGLTTVMADHLTLLKSDGMVIYDGAMPSSNKPGINFGNRGSIQIDMTVFGANAAAHSGGYGNVIPNPVQNLATLLASMKDADGKVTIPGYYDRVTLSESDKKQVAETAPPAGALEKRFGVARLENVASNAAEAVQYPSLDILGIRAGDTGKKASNAIPSTATASVNIRTVPETPPDEMYVLLRQYIASKGFHIIAGEAPTQAEREQYPHLISLSLTAYPSSAYAARTEIDSPLGHWAVATTTAPRGIAPEKNRMMGGTLPMSGAVSVLKVPYVIVPLVNADNNQHSFDENLRLGNYLEGIRTIVAMATTPLS, encoded by the coding sequence ATGATTCCCGGTAAAAAATTGACGCTGGCGGCGCTGTCGCTGTCGGCAGCCATTCTCTGCTTACCTGCCAGTGCACAACTGGTACTGGCACCCACCGATGCGGAACGTTACGCGCAAAACAGCTTCCCTGAATATCTTGAATTACTCACGTTGCCAAATGATGCTGCCGTGCCTGCGGATATTCAGCGTAATGCTAAGTGGCTGGAAAAGGCTTTTCAGAAGCGTGGCTTCACCACGCAGCAACTGAAGAATGGGGATAAACCGCTGGTTTATGCTGAGCTGGGTACGCCAAAAGCCGATCGTAAAACCATCTTGTTCTACATGCATTTTGACGGACAGCCCGTGAATCCAACCGAATGGCAAACGCCGCCGTGGCAGCCTGTGCTGAAAGAAAAAGACGCCGCTGGCAAATGGCAAACACTGCCCGAGTCGCGCCTGCTGAAAGGGGATATCAATCCGGAATGGCGTCTCTTCGCCCGGGCATCGGCCGATGATAAAGGACCGATCGTGATGTTTCTCGCCGCGATGGACGCAATGAAAGATAAAGGCGTTGAACCTGCGGTCAATATCAAAGTGCTGCTAGATTCTGAAGAAGAAAAAGGTTCACCCGGTCTGACGACGGTGATGGCCGATCATCTTACGCTACTCAAAAGCGATGGGATGGTGATTTATGACGGCGCGATGCCGTCCAGCAATAAGCCCGGCATCAACTTTGGCAATCGCGGTTCAATCCAAATCGATATGACGGTTTTCGGCGCGAACGCGGCGGCGCACAGCGGTGGTTATGGCAATGTCATTCCCAATCCGGTGCAAAATCTGGCAACGCTGCTAGCCAGCATGAAAGATGCGGACGGTAAGGTTACGATCCCCGGTTACTATGACCGCGTTACGTTGAGCGAGAGCGATAAAAAACAGGTCGCGGAGACCGCCCCTCCCGCTGGGGCGTTGGAGAAACGCTTTGGTGTTGCTCGGCTAGAAAATGTCGCCAGCAATGCGGCAGAAGCAGTGCAATATCCTTCTCTGGATATTCTCGGCATTAGAGCGGGCGATACGGGCAAAAAAGCGTCGAACGCCATTCCGTCAACCGCGACGGCCAGCGTGAATATTCGCACCGTGCCGGAAACGCCGCCGGATGAGATGTATGTGTTGTTACGCCAGTATATCGCCAGCAAAGGCTTTCATATCATTGCCGGTGAGGCACCCACACAGGCCGAACGCGAACAATATCCGCACCTGATTTCCCTTAGCCTGACGGCCTATCCGAGCAGTGCCTATGCGGCGAGAACGGAGATCGACTCCCCGCTGGGTCACTGGGCCGTCGCGACGACAACCGCACCGCGTGGCATCGCACCAGAGAAGAATCGCATGATGGGCGGGACGCTGCCGATGAGCGGTGCGGTCAGCGTATTGAAGGTGCCTTACGTCATCGTTCCTCTGGTGAATGCCGATAATAATCAGCATAGTTTTGATGAGAACTTACGCCTCGGTAACTATCTGGAAGGCATTCGCACCATTGTGGCGATGGCCACGACGCCGCTGTCGTAA